The nucleotide sequence atgggggaagggagatgggctttactcagcctcctcaggaagtagaggcactgctgggctttcttggtgatggagctggtgttgagtgaccaggtgaagttctccgccagatggacaccaaggaatttgatgctcttgacgatctccacagaggagccatcgatggacagcggagaatggtcacactgtgctctcctgaagtcaacaaccatctctttggtcttgtcgacgttcagggagaggttgttggctctgcaccaggctgttagatgttgcacctcctctctgtatgctgactcatcattcttgctgatgagacccaccacggtcgtgtcatcggcgaacttgacgatgtggttggagctgtgcattgctgcacagtcgtgagtcaacagagtgaacagcagtggactgagcacacagccctgaggagctccagtgttcagtgtggtggtgctggagatactgctcccgatccggactgactgaggtctcccagtcaggaaatccaggatccagttgcagagagaggtgttcaggcccaggagactcagcttcttaatcagctgctgagggatgattgtgttgaatgctgaactgaaatctatgaacagcattcgaacgtaggagtctttgcagtccaggtgtgtgagggccagatggagggttgtggtgatggcgtcttccgtggaacggttaggacgatactcaaactgcaaggggtccagcaagggtggtagctgtgacttgatgtgcctcatgacgagcctctcgaagcatttcatcacgattggtgtgagtgcaatgggacggtagtcattgaggcaggaaaccgtggacttctttggcacagggacgatggtcgttgtcttgaggcatgtagggatgatggagctgctcagcgagatgttgaagatgtcagtgaagacatctgctagctgctctgcacactccctgagaactctgccaggaatgttgtctggtccagcagacttccgtgggttaactctgcatagagttctcttcacgtcagccgtggtgagacagagcactgggtcattaggagggagggattcctcgctgttgtgttgttctgtgcctcaaaccgagcgtagaagtcgttcagcgcatctggaagggaggcatcactgtcacaggaaggtgaagttgtcctgtagttggtgatcgcctgaatgccctgccacatgcgccgggagtctctgctgttctggaagtggccgtggattctctgggcgtgtgcacgcttcgcctctctgatggctcgggacagtttggcccttgctgtttttaaggccgccctgtcccctgatctgaaggcagagtctctcgatttcatgagagcacgcactttcgcagtcatccacggcttctggttggagcacgttgtgatggtcttggagacagtcacgtcatcgatgcatttcccgatgtagctggtcactgatgccgtgtattcctccaagtcaatagagtcgccgttggttgcagcctccctaaacatatcccagtcagtgcattcaaaacagtcctgaagagcagagacgtctgcctttacatgcatatgaatgtaatatgcaagttggcccgccctttgcagctataacagcttcaactcttctgtgaaggctttccacaaggtttaggaatgtgtttatgggaattttgaccattcctctagaagaacatttgtgaggtctggcactgatattggacgagaaggcctggctcacagtctccgctctaattcatccaaaaggtgttctatcaggttgaggtcaggactctgtgcaggccagtcaagttcatccacaccaaactcactcgtccatgtctttatggatcttactttgtacactggtgtgcagtcatgctggaacaggaaggggtcatccccaaactgttaggTTAGgtttgtattctgacacctttctatcagagccagcattaacttcttcagcaatttgagcaacaatagttcacctgttggatcagatcacacgggtcagccttcactccccacgtgcattaatgagcacatcaactttgagtacaaaatgtttacttgctgcctaatatatccttCCCACTAAGAGGtaccatgatgaagagataatcagtgttattctcttcacctgtcagtgctcataacgttatgcctgattggtgtatatatggAATGTGCAGATATTATGTCATCTGGTGGTGTAAGCCACAGGTAAcaggagtcctgacctcaacctgatagaacacctttgggatgaattagagacaGATCAAAACTGGTATGTCTGCctgtacatgcacatgaatgtaatatggagttggacTGCCCTTTGAAgtccaactcttctgggaatgcTTTCCAAagggtttagtgtgtttatgggaattttggccatttctctagaagtgcatttgtgaggtcaggcactgatgttggacaagaaggccaggctcacagtctccgctctaattcagcCCAACGTCACGCGACTACTGAAAACAAACTGTTACATTACTGAAGCTTCACTTGGGtctcaaatacactatatggccaaatgtttgtggagaCCTGACAATCACGCCCATTTGTGGGCCTTCTGCAAAGCatctatattgtttttttttggtgtagCTTTACAGCTTTCCTTGACTGGAACTGAGAAGCCTGAACCTGTTCCAGTATGGCAGTGTCCCTGTGCACAATTCAAATTCCATGGAGACATGGTTTcccaaggttggagtggaagaactcgagtgtcctgcacaatgccctgacctcaacccctctgaacacctttgggatgaactagaacCCTGACTGAGACCcagacatcagtgcctgacctcactaatgctcttgcagCCGAATAAGCACAAATTCCCACAGAcacgctccaaaatctagtaaaAGCCTTTACAGAATATTGTTGGAGGATCAGCAAAGGAGCTAATACATCTCAAATAGGATGTTCAGCAAGGACATATGggagtgatggtcaggtgtctacaaaccTTTTCTACATACAGTGTATAAGGTGGACCAGCTGTTCTATCccagtgttggtgtttttatgtaaaaaataaaataaataaaaaatcgtCTATACACACGAATACAAACATGAACACATAGTATTATTTCTCAAATACGAATATGTTGCAAATAATATGCatgaaaacaaaacactcaAAACTGAGTTTTCCCACTGAGTGCTGGAACATGCACATCCTCTCACCAAACACTTGCGCAACACAGacgtgctgtaatgtatatttttgtcCAGCAGAGGTCAGTATAGAGCTGAGTGTGAAATTCAAAGGTTCAAATTTAAAGCGTACACagacatcctatacaattgtgtaCTTCCAGCTCAGGCTATCTAGTGTAGTTCTCGAATCTAGTAAGAAAAATCGTCCATCGCGACTGTGTAACAAAATTGCTCTATTGTGCACAACGCGGAAGAGATACAGGAAATGTGGAAATGGCGTTTGTCAATGGTGtatcaccaaaatctgttacCGCCGTAACCTGCTACCAGTACAGGCTTCCTTTGGGTCACGGCGTGGACAAGATTTCGGTGTGCATAATAAACACAAGAAAACGTTTTGATGTTTGTTAACGAAAAGGTGCATTGGTTATAAATTACAAAAAACGTCCCGAATTttaatttatgtaaaaaaaaaaaaaaaagttgtttggCAGCATGACGAATATGAGCCCACGTGATGGTTCCAGCCAATGAACAGCGTCCTCTGTACTGGGTACTAAGTTTCCACACTTAAACGATTTCAGTGTATCACCGCTTTGCAGTAAACAGTACGTATTGCCCAAGTAAGTAAGCTTTTTTAGCCACCTGTGTTTATATATTGCTCTGTTGTTCATTGGCTCATTAGTTTCTGTTTAACGTGATGCTGTTTGTATTTTCTAATAACGTATTTTATgaagtttatttagatttataagTTAATTTAGATTCAGATTATTTGCTGGTGCGAACACAACGATGCATTTTTATAACCGCCAAAACCTAAAAAGTACTAAAAAGTACTTAGGGTACTTGGGGTACTTAAAAGTACCTTAAGTACCCTTATATATGTGTCTAGCTGCGatggccgagtggttaaggcgttggacttgAAATCCAATGGGGTCTCCCCGCGCAGGTTCGAACCCTGCTCGCAGCGGAATGTAACCGTTTTGCTGAAGGTGAACACGTCCCATGTCATCAGTAACACTTTTCCACCTGGGTTTTATCCGAAATGGTTCCCCAGAATAGATATTCAACATCGTGGGGATTACAGATATTTTtgtatatagatatttttttgaGGCATTTTGTTTTACTATACAGTTAAAAAAGCGTAGAAAAATTTTAAATTGACCCAAACTGAATAACCCCTATATTTACACTcggcttaataataataataataataataataataataataataataataataataataatagttgttGTCGTTTTAGTGCCACCTGCAGTACCTCCAatgtactgtaaaaaaaaaacctataacTTCATTTGTACATCAGTTTGTTCAAACCAGTATAATacttatataattaattaaaatattaaataatatataatatcataaataatgtatatataattaatatatttagaaACCTGTACCAGTAACCATCTTTCGGTAACCCTGCGACAATAACCtttgctttaattttttattttattttgacaaAGTTCAGCAATACAGCAATATACTGTTATCAATTATTATCAGAATAGATTATACTATATCAAAGGGTTTTACTGTAAAGCTACAATAACACAACTGAGACAGTATTGTAAAAACGTAGTGCAGCATACAGTAAAACCAGTCGGCAGGAGCATTATATCATTACCTGTAACAACAAAAGAACTTTGTCTGGCTAAGTGACaccccctctcctctccactgTCATGTTATGTTTTACTCAAAAAGCATATATTTAATTAGTAGCAAAATAGTAATTAAGTGCAACAAGTTTAAAGATATTGACAGGCAAGGTGCTCATATGCACTACTGTCATATTGTATAGGAATTTTACCTGGTGTTttaaatacattacagcatttGCACAGTGTCCACCTGGTCCAGCTGTTGAGTAAATTGAGGGTAATGTACTATTAGTATAATACTAATACAATATAGTGAAAATAACCTGAAAGTTGCacaaagagaaagggaaaagtAACAGACTAAACTCGCTGTACAGTTTCTTGAAGTTAAAATCAAGTGTCAAGGTCAACCAAACCATTTTCGAAAACAGTGTTGAAAACCATTTTAATTAGCTATTAGATGGCTGTTTGATTCGGCAATAGAGCTGACCCTAATGATCCGACAATCAGACAGCCTGTGTATTAAAGGGTTAATTAGCCTTGAGTATCGAGGTATTTGGCAAGAGGCCAAAGTGCTTAAATATAGCCCGGAGTtttcccacctcctcctccttgtTAACTCCGGGGCTCAAGTTGGACTGGAATAGTAAGTGTTTCTACTGGTTTGCAATATAATAATTAGGTAGATTAATCTTTCTTGAATCATTATTTGTCAGGAACGGCTTTTGGCCATAATtgtgtaaaataatttttttataattttgtaaaaaaaaaaaaaaaaaagttcgtCGAAACTAATCGTGAGTTGTGTAGGATTACGTGAATAACTGTTAGTAATAAGCAAGTTAATAGTCTGTAGCCTATTCATCTATTAATATACAGCTGGTTGCATATTGGATATTGCATATAAGTCTAACCATCGATCATATCAAACTGTTACCCTTTCTACATCCCAAACTATGCATGCctaaactgaataatttgtaACTTCTCCAGGACTGGTTAAAGATATTGAGATGACCAAAAAGGTCCAAAATGTGTCACGTAATTAATTCTATTAATTGTATAAGAAGAATGTAAGCCTTGGGCAATCCCTGTAAAGTGATACTATGATGCCATGGCATAGACACCTTAGCAATGCATGGTTACATTTCTGAATGGTTTTAAATTGGAATTTCTTTCCGCGATATTTAGATATTGCAGTGCAAATCCGCGATGTAAGCAGGGTGTATTTTCCCCTCGATCATGTGTGTAGGATAATGCCTGGCCTGGAGAAGCTGCGCGTGGCCGTGGTGGGCGCAGGAGCGGCTGGTCTTTGCGCCGCGCGTCACTTCCTCGCGCGACAGGACCTGTTCGCACCGCCGGTGCTGTTCGAGATCACCAAGAATATAGGAGGAACGTGGGTGTACGAAGAGCGCGTGGGACACTACGACAACGGTCTACCCATCCACAGCAGCATGTACAGGGACCTCAGGTGAACGACCAtttgcgtgcgcgtgtgtgtgttgaggggcAGGGGGTGGTTGGGCTaattatgaaaaagaaaagggcTAATTATGCAATTGTACATGAATATCTGATTTTTTCCatgttgtaaaataaatagCCACACAATGACATTCAAGGTTTTAAGACATTTCAATGCATTATACTTTCTCTATATTTCTTAATACTAaagcaaaaagcaaacaaaaaataaataataataataataataaaaatcagtgatCATTACAGCCACAAGAGCTACATATAATTCAGGAAATCCTCTCAGACATGCGAATTAAGGTCACTTCATGCCAACTAGGACGTCACACTCATCACTTTCTTGAGTAACATTTGcaaaatgtgttgttttaaaaatttttttaaacagttgttATTTTCCACATTTGGCAGAACCAATATTCCCAAAGAGGTCATGTCCTTTCCAGATTTCCCCTTCCCAAAGCATCTTCCTTCATTTgtccatcatacagaggtgcgCAAGTACCTAGAGCAGTACTGCGATCATTTCAGCATCCGGGATCACATTAGGGTACGATTTCAGCACTGTCATTTTATTTGTGCCAAATGTTCCAAGCAAgcataaaattataaattaaatagatggtttatttcatttgtCATTTAATTGTCCTTTCCACATCAAGTCCATCCTGCAAGCAAAGTGCAGAATTGCTTTCATTTCAATTgcaatatgtatttaaaaaatgttatttataattTGTACAGCGACTTTGTAAACTGTATGTATATTTGCACTTCTGAAATCCCTTTCTTAGTTTGGCACGACTGTGGATGCAGTGAACCCAGTTAAAGTGAAGAGCGGCTGGAAAGGTTTGGCATGGGACATCACCAGCAGTGATAGTGTGGACCGGAGAAAATCCATCAAGGAGCGTTTTGATGTTGTTATGGTGTGTAATGGGTGTGTATAACCTTTTTTCTCTGACAGTGTGCCTAAAAATATAGATTATAAGACAAATGACAAGTCACCAATGTTTTCTGAAATACAATATATTTTCAATAGAGCTAGAAAAAGATAGATATGAAGGTATGAATCATATAAGGATATCAAGAAATGAGAATGGATCCTAGATGGTAAACCATGCTAAAATTGTTATTGCATGGTTGTAGTTATGTCAGACATACAGATAATATTAGAGTAAAGGTTGATCAGTTTTCAGCTTATCAAATAAACTGGCTCAGAAGACTTATCTGCAGTAATCCTTTTCAAACAAAAGTGTGCTTGTAAACAAAATTGTACGTGTTGATACTCCATGTTGTTTAAAAATCAGTCAGCTCTCATACATTGATAAAACTGAAGGCCAAATGAGGCCAATCAAATATAttactttattgtttatttaaatctaaTATTATTGTGAATATCAAACAAGATaactatttaaacatttttttaaatcagagtgAGACTGAAGTACCTATTTGTTttctaatgattttaaataCCAGACATTTCTATGACCCGTACATCCCTGCTATACCCGGACTGGGGAAGTTCAAAGGTATGTGTACTTGCCTGATATGTAATGCAAATATCAGTTCATGCTGGATTTTGGTTCATTAGTGTCAGCTGCTATCTTTGCTTCGTGAGTTTTTCTGGATTGAAACATTGCCAATTACTGACCAAGCAGAAATTCTGATCAATGATTTTCTGATCTGAAGCCATGTCCATAAACCTTATCATATTATATAAGAACAACAGGCCTTTGATCAATAGAAGTACAATTCTGGCACTAGATTAGTATTTTGAGGAACATTTGAATATGCTACCAAAGCCTTGTATCGTATGTATAAAATCAGTATAGCACACAAGCTGACAAATGTTTGACGAATGTTGTACTTCAAAAGCttctgtttatttggagtgtAGAGTCTGCACTGGAAAGAATATCTGAGACTTATATAAACCGAAAGAAACAAATTGTTCAGAGTCTATGTTCATGAATTTTGACTTATTCTGTCTGGTGTTTGGTAGATGcatattttgtatgtatttcaTGTATAGTTTATGAACAGTAGTCAAATACAGACCAGGATTTATATATGATATGTTGATTTTTATAGGTATGTTGATGCATAGCCATGATTATCGAAATGCAGAACCCTTCGCAGACAAGTCAGTACTAGTGCTCGGTGCTGGTCTTTCTGGGCTGGACATTGCCATGGAGCTCTCCAACGTTAATGCTAAGGTCTTTCActgcattcattcatctgtccatctcttcCCTGTTATTGTACCAAGGCATGTGTCAACATGATAATGTGGTTTCACACGCCTTAATAGTTCATTTCtctaaaaatgtaagaaaaaatatatatatacatgtttataGCACTAAGATTCAGACATATTGTGTGACAGACTATATATCCCCCAATCAGGTGATCCTAAGTCATGGTCAAAAACCCCTGACTTGTCCCATGCCCCAAGGTGTGGAGCAGGCTCCTCCAGTAAGCAAAGTGCTGGAGGATGGCATTGTGCAATTTCAGGATGGGAAGCGAGCAGAGCCAGAGGTGTTTATGCTCTGCACAGGCTACAACTTTGTCTACCCTTTTCTGAATGAGCAAGTCGGGGTGCGGGTGAAAGAGCACTTGGTCTACCCTCTCTACAAGTTTCTGATACCTCCTGCCTATCCATCACTCTTTGTTATAGGCATCTGCAGAGCCATATGCCCCTTTCCACACTTTCACATACAGGTGAGTCACATATACCCTTACTTGTTCCACCTTTGAGTAGTGTTCTGCTTGAACAGTGTGACAAAACAATAAGAATGTATTTTGAATACTGAGTCTATGGCAGTACTAATGCAGAACAAAACTCACATAATTTTTGCCACATGGATGACTGATCAATGACCGCGTATGACACTTCTACATCTTACCTGCAGTCTAAATTAATTGCTGTGTGAGATATGGCTTACAAGTCTATTAAGTGTAAAGATGacttttgttttcagttttgtttgcacttgacttattctgacttttatttaatttgatcaTATTTTACTCTTATGTTCTCTTTCTACACTTTCCAACTAATCTGCTTTTTCTGATCTTACTCTTTTAGTCTAAGTTTGCCATCTCTGTGCTGGATGGCTCGTTCACCCTCTCCTCACGTGAAGAAATGGAAAAGGATATCGAGTTGGACATGGCTGCTCGCCGAGCTCGTGGTGTCGCCACCCGACATATTCTGAAACTGGACTCTGAACAGTGGGCCTATAATGACCATTTAGCCCACCTGGGTGGCTTCCAGCCACTTCCTCGCTACTGGAGCAATCTGTACGAGTCCAACAAGGTTTTCCGTGCCCGGGATATGCTGAACTACAAAACCTACAACTATAATGTAATCAATGAGACAGAATGGGCGGTGCAGAATCTGGAAGGACAACAGTTGCAGAAACCACAACTTAAACATATCTAATTAGATCTATGAAGGAGTTTACTAGTTAACCTTCAGCTGAAAATTAATGTAGTAGCTTATTGCTATATTTGAGTTACTGTGACGTAACCACTAATCCTAAAGACTGATGCCAGTTGAGTAACCTTAACTGCAGAGAGCTCAGTGCCACAAAACCAACACTGTAGAGAGTACCATTAAATAATAACGTGAGCATCACATTAAACATTTTCTCTGCTATTTAACATGAGCTTACTTTATTATGGTTCTAGATTAACTGGGTTGAAACTAAAGAAACTCAGTTCAGTATATGTTCTAGTTGTACTTACACTTTCCAGCTCAAGGTGCTTATACAAACcctatgaatgaatgaaaaaatgttaTGCATTTTGCTGTATGGCTGATTACAAATATGCACTAGTTACAAACATATATTGTTGTAACTCTGTGTTAAACAATAAAGGGCAGGAGTGAAAAAACGTGTTTTTTAGCCTATCATGAGTGTGATGCGAGGACCCATTGTGATCCATTGTGTATATTATGAGCAGGTAGCATTGCCACGTCAAAGCTCCAGAATGGTTATTAAAATAGGAGAAGCAAAACTTTCTGTTGTGGACTGAAAAGATACACTTACTTGGCACTTGATTAGGAACATTATACTGGTACTGGGTAGGGCCTTCATTTGCTCTAACACATTATAAAGATGTTGTGCTGAATTCAGATCAGGGTTACACATAGACAACAAACAGGCTGTGGCACTCAAGTGACGATTTATTGGTATTAACAGCCAAATTACACAAATTACCCCTACAGCAAACTCCAAACGTACGGCTGGTGCGATTATGTTTAATACGTTTGAAATGTCAGTCATTCATTCCTCATTTAGTGATTGGCAGCTGGCTATAAGGTTCCGCCCCTTTGTGAGGTCTACAAATCCTAATTAGGAGAAGCCGTGCAATGGAGGCGGGACTTATAGTAACGTGTTAAAAACATGTCAAAAGTTGTCCATCTTTGATTTCAGTAAATCAGTGAATACAATAATTCCTAAAGGCCTGTGCGTTTTTTTAGCGCAGTGTTGGGGACTTTAAAAGAGATTTTCACACAGGCTGCTCTTCACATTTAGGAGAAGGTCAGGCTTCCTGTGTGTACTCTTAAAGCCATCATTTGAGCTACACCCAGAACGTTAGTTTTGcctgttacaaaaaaaaaaacttacaataTTTCGCTAACTTGTAGAAAAGCTTTACAGAAAGCTGTAAGGAGCTGTCCCCGGAGTTAGACTGTAGTTACAAAAACGGCACCTACAAAGTAACCCGTGGTGAAAGTTATCATATTACCATAAGAAAACCTTCTCAGGACGTTTTGGGAACAACGGTGACTTTGTTCAACAAAAATGAGCCTATAAACCCAATGCTAACCTTAGAGAGCATTTTCTGGAAGGTGATTAAAGTCCGAATATTTCCAAAACGGCTGCAGTATGCAGTTTAACGTCATGAAATGATTAGCAGTCACATTGCAACATATGGTGGAGGATTAACAAGGTAGTGAGTAAGAATCGTGGGAAAAGGCACcgctgggattcgaacccaggatctCCTGTTTACTAGACAGGCGCTTTAACCAACTAAGCCACGGCGCCATTGAAGTTGTTCTTGAACACACGTGACACAGCTCAGCTCTATAATAGGCTGAAGTTACCGTGGCCATTTAAAATGTTATGCCTTACAGTCAAACAAAGTGTGCTATTAAGACACAAttagagaatatatatatatatatatatatatatatatatatatatatagaatatatatatatatatatatatatatatatatatatagaatatatatagaatatatatataaaaatatatagttaATCTATATGGTAGTTAGATAACAATTATattatttctttgttgttttttgttaataTATATTTACCGATTTGTTCAGTGCCTGTATCTAGTGAAGACCCTATTGAGTGGGTTTATGGGTTTATTATGTTGTTGTTCCCTCCGTAGCCACATGGTGGCAGTAAGATTATAATTAAACCTGCTTACTGATGTAAAATGTTTAAGCGTTGATGTTTAGTGTTTGCGGtcactagtttttttttttttaatatttgtaacgttgcatttaataaaatgtaacttACATGCACTTTGATAGGGACAGactcagaatggtgcaatacTTATTATATCCATTCAGACAATCATGTGACAGTAATGCAGTGTATAAAAGCTACTGCTCAAGACCTTTTGCCAATATTTATATCTAACATCAGTATGGTGGAAAATGTAACCACAGTGAATCTGACTGAGTCAAAGTTATTAGTGCCAGAAAGGCTTGTCTTAAGTATTTCTCAGGAACTGCTGATGTTCTGGGATTTTCAAGTGCAAGCTTCGCTagtgtttacacagaatggtgccaaaagaaataaaaaaagatttgttgATTTGCTATAGTGATTTGTTGATGAAAGAGTTTAGAGGATAATTTTTAGCTGAAAGAAATGCAGTGACAGAtccttgacctcaaccccactgagcagctttgggatgaattagaaacACCCTACGCCTTATATTCTTCTGCTtgtctcactaatgctcttgtggcttaTTGGGCAAATCTGTACAGCCACATGCCAAAAATCTAGTGAAAACCCTTACTGGTAGAATAAAGGTTATTAGCAAGTCAAGTCATGTAGGTTAATTTGTCATCACAGCCATATGCAGtgtgcagtacacagtgagatgatgtgtgtatgacaACAAGATACAGGTTTGatatacacaatacataaaTCAAGTTCAACAGAAATAggaagcatgcagggaggggacCGTTTGATAGAAATCCTCGAATGTGTACATTTCATAGATAGGGCTAATAATGACTTAACCAGTTAACACAGTTCAATCAGCCACGGTCATAACAGCATGGTCATAGTGATCCTTTCACAGTGCTGTATATTTCTTTACCACTATCTAACACTCAATGATTATGCTTCTTTTCAAATTGTTTAGCATGGTTGctatgagaaaacacacacacaacacacacacacacacacacacacgctctcttaCTCATCCTTAATATCTAAAGCCCACACAGACATTCTAAAACAAATCTGGCTCATGTGTCTAAAATTTCCATGTAACTCTCAATTTTAAGGAACCCAGGGAAGTCCAGGATTCTCTAGTTGATGACTGTTCGCTAGTGTTACTGCTATTGTTTTTTGTCCTGACACATTTTCCATGGCTTTTTTTAGGATTCAGGGATTCATGATTATGATCATTTTAAACTGACCTCTGTTTTTTAAGAGTTTAATAATTTGCAGTATGCTTATACTGGATCAAGAGAAATCATGTTTCAAGGATTCTGAAAGGTTTGGACTGAGTAGTGAGGTGGTGACAGTGGTATATTGACatcattaaatataaaagacCTACATCTAAcagttttgtatattttatattcagagtATTATAGATTTCTGCTTCATAAGGCCAACAAAGGagtgacacttttttttttttaggaattcTTCAAGTCACATTATGAGATTCATTGCACCTTTCACACCTTCCAACTTCAAAGCTGCTGATTCTGATGCATCATTAAAACAGCACTAAATAAACATGTAACATACTGCATATTACAGTGTACAATGTTGTTAGGCCACCACAAGCCGCAAGCTTCAG is from Hemibagrus wyckioides isolate EC202008001 linkage group LG07, SWU_Hwy_1.0, whole genome shotgun sequence and encodes:
- the zgc:77439 gene encoding uncharacterized protein zgc:77439; the encoded protein is MPGLEKLRVAVVGAGAAGLCAARHFLARQDLFAPPVLFEITKNIGGTWVYEERVGHYDNGLPIHSSMYRDLRTNIPKEVMSFPDFPFPKHLPSFVHHTEVRKYLEQYCDHFSIRDHIRFGTTVDAVNPVKVKSGWKGLAWDITSSDSVDRRKSIKERFDVVMVCNGHFYDPYIPAIPGLGKFKGMLMHSHDYRNAEPFADKSVLVLGAGLSGLDIAMELSNVNAKVILSHGQKPLTCPMPQGVEQAPPVSKVLEDGIVQFQDGKRAEPEVFMLCTGYNFVYPFLNEQVGVRVKEHLVYPLYKFLIPPAYPSLFVIGICRAICPFPHFHIQSKFAISVLDGSFTLSSREEMEKDIELDMAARRARGVATRHILKLDSEQWAYNDHLAHLGGFQPLPRYWSNLYESNKVFRARDMLNYKTYNYNVINETEWAVQNLEGQQLQKPQLKHI